In one window of Candidatus Omnitrophota bacterium DNA:
- the kdsB gene encoding 3-deoxy-manno-octulosonate cytidylyltransferase, with amino-acid sequence MSNQKVIAVIPARMGSSRFPGKPLQKILGLPMVEHVRRRALLCEAVNDVIVATCDREIADTVSGFGGRAVMTKDTHERCTDRVEEAMQSASADVVVILQGDEPLIVPDVIRMLIEPFRHEKGLLCTNLLSVIQEETDLQDQDIVKAALDQRNFVMFYSRAGIPFHRVRKGPCPMYRQTGLSAFTKKFLRQFSQLPPTPLEITESVDFLRILEHRFQVLGVVYDKPTVGVDRPDDVGIVENILQADPEQKRIYEKILGSA; translated from the coding sequence ATGTCAAACCAAAAAGTGATAGCCGTCATTCCCGCCCGCATGGGATCGTCGCGGTTCCCGGGCAAGCCTCTTCAAAAAATTTTGGGTCTCCCGATGGTGGAGCACGTCCGGCGCCGGGCGCTGTTGTGCGAGGCGGTCAATGACGTCATCGTGGCCACCTGTGACCGGGAGATCGCGGACACCGTGTCGGGTTTCGGCGGCAGGGCCGTGATGACCAAAGACACGCACGAACGCTGCACCGACCGGGTGGAGGAGGCCATGCAGTCCGCGTCCGCGGACGTGGTGGTGATCCTGCAGGGGGACGAACCCCTGATCGTCCCGGACGTGATCCGGATGCTGATCGAGCCGTTCCGCCACGAAAAGGGGCTGTTGTGTACCAATCTGTTGTCCGTGATCCAGGAGGAGACCGACCTTCAGGATCAGGACATCGTCAAGGCGGCGCTGGACCAAAGGAATTTTGTGATGTTTTATTCCCGGGCCGGCATCCCGTTCCACCGGGTGAGGAAAGGCCCCTGCCCCATGTACCGCCAGACCGGATTGTCGGCGTTCACGAAAAAATTCCTGCGCCAGTTCTCCCAGCTGCCGCCGACGCCGCTGGAGATCACGGAATCGGTGGACTTCCTGCGGATCCTGGAGCACCGTTTCCAGGTCCTGGGCGTTGTTTACGACAAGCCGACCGTGGGGGTTGACCGGCCGGATGACGTCGGGATCGTGGAGAATATCCTGCAGGCCGACCCGGAGCAGAAGAGGATTTATGAGAAGATCCTCGGATCGGCGTGA
- a CDS encoding SDR family oxidoreductase, protein MKTLVITGGNKGIGASIAQAFYAAGYHVVIGARQDNGFAAKLPFRAKFVRTDVRREKDHVNLAQEALSWAGQVDVYVNCAGFSRWRPLSAIDEKFWNEMLDTNLKGTLWGCKAAAKVLRKGGCIINISSLAGKRGGVNNSAYCASKFGVTGLTQALAKELGPKGIRVNAVCPVYVETAGLMKALKEKSSPAKGKNTAAYLKKFAQEQSALQRLPSGQDVANACLFLASDAAASVTGQSLNVDCGVLPQ, encoded by the coding sequence ATGAAAACACTCGTCATTACCGGCGGGAACAAGGGCATCGGGGCGTCCATCGCCCAGGCGTTTTACGCGGCCGGGTATCACGTCGTGATCGGCGCCCGGCAGGACAACGGGTTCGCGGCCAAATTGCCGTTTCGCGCGAAGTTTGTGAGGACGGACGTCCGCAGGGAGAAGGACCATGTGAATCTCGCGCAGGAGGCGCTGTCCTGGGCCGGGCAGGTGGATGTCTACGTCAACTGCGCCGGGTTTTCCCGCTGGAGGCCGCTTTCGGCGATCGATGAGAAATTTTGGAACGAGATGCTGGACACCAACCTCAAGGGAACGCTCTGGGGCTGCAAGGCCGCGGCCAAGGTCCTGCGCAAGGGCGGGTGCATCATCAACATTTCCAGCCTGGCAGGGAAAAGAGGAGGCGTTAATAACTCCGCTTATTGCGCGTCCAAATTCGGCGTGACCGGGCTGACCCAGGCGCTGGCCAAGGAACTGGGGCCCAAAGGCATCCGCGTCAACGCCGTGTGCCCGGTGTATGTGGAAACCGCAGGCCTTATGAAAGCCCTGAAAGAGAAGTCGTCCCCGGCCAAAGGCAAAAACACCGCGGCCTATTTGAAAAAATTCGCGCAAGAGCAGTCCGCGCTCCAGCGCTTGCCGTCCGGCCAGGACGTGGCGAACGCGTGCCTCTTTTTGGCGTCGGACGCGGCCGCGTCCGTCACCGGCCAGTCGCTCAACGTGGACTGCGGGGTGTTGCCGCAATGA
- a CDS encoding YfhO family protein, with product MPARYKYLLSAVITVILGLNIAHRCDAPPYGFPFNELSDNYWGVIIDIARRWRSLDFGFWNAGIAGGISLFTTGMYPIFNPTNPAAVFLSDDHFYLFKIIEPYAMGVFFMTALLWDEFKAKWYIALFGGLAYMGLLLSKTFSLAASPYLLYACGLFPAMALVAVKLLRRHVYLAATGVGALLALQFLGQSSIQTPQMLIWWAIFFFIYSVTVRPGPKKAAAVKNGVVSVMLLSVFSVGLCAVQMLPSLYFLRFGSSRMAGYYPINNFDLFSNKEFAPGLWQIFCNGVLDAGPIRSKAFVVLGLVSLALAIKHFGNVFKKLPNSAFFYRMWIALAVYFCIPDAAATLAMVFPPLEKFFSPLTYFTFKYALHVLDFAIVLAVCLILSNEELSFLKNGKSPLRDFLAWAVLSLALAAAALPVIFALSKSVLDSLGAAPVFHYFVPENLKNAQRILVKALILVPIFALRPRHMIAHLALAVILLGGGFMMTLDCFKWYDKGQRNHPEMYQIGSPEQVFYTQARGKYLLPFQAEPDWIMHNFNLLYGVRGTTGFLGATPLRQMKFKFYYEAQDKENWESIPYAGNHQTKFGAFRGSTPASLSTYFPADFTLVKKGEAFSWPGFAKTVPGDVYDIYERRGLQSPIYALGKLQVVDFFTLIRNFEKPRAGTVYVSAEDARSSGVTAEDFGRTGRADIKDFQRPRENRVLFRADSKRPFYAVFPETFDAGWRLKIDGERAGIFPAFYLFNGFKVPSGEHRIELTFVPKWFEAGVVVNIFSVILAGVLFIRIWPRGIPGTHDSIQ from the coding sequence GTGCCCGCGCGTTATAAATATCTCCTGTCCGCCGTGATCACTGTGATCCTGGGCCTGAACATCGCTCACCGGTGCGACGCGCCGCCCTACGGGTTTCCCTTCAACGAGCTGAGCGATAATTACTGGGGGGTCATCATTGACATCGCCCGCCGCTGGCGCAGTCTCGATTTCGGGTTTTGGAATGCCGGCATCGCCGGCGGGATCAGTCTTTTCACGACAGGGATGTATCCGATTTTCAATCCCACCAACCCCGCGGCCGTTTTTCTCAGCGACGACCATTTTTATCTGTTCAAGATCATCGAGCCGTATGCGATGGGCGTGTTTTTCATGACCGCTCTTTTGTGGGATGAGTTCAAGGCCAAATGGTATATCGCGCTTTTCGGCGGCCTGGCCTATATGGGGCTCCTGCTGTCCAAGACGTTCTCGCTCGCCGCTTCGCCGTATCTTTTGTACGCCTGCGGGCTTTTCCCGGCCATGGCCCTTGTGGCGGTCAAATTGTTGCGCAGGCACGTTTACCTGGCCGCGACGGGCGTGGGGGCCTTGCTGGCCTTGCAGTTTTTGGGCCAGAGTTCCATCCAGACGCCGCAAATGCTGATCTGGTGGGCCATTTTTTTCTTCATCTATTCCGTCACGGTCCGGCCCGGGCCCAAGAAAGCCGCCGCTGTTAAAAACGGCGTGGTTTCGGTCATGCTGTTGTCAGTTTTTTCTGTGGGGCTTTGCGCCGTTCAAATGCTGCCTTCGTTATACTTCCTGAGATTCGGGTCCAGCCGCATGGCAGGGTATTATCCCATCAACAACTTCGACCTTTTCAGCAATAAGGAATTTGCCCCGGGCCTCTGGCAGATCTTTTGCAACGGGGTCCTTGACGCGGGCCCGATCCGGTCCAAGGCCTTCGTCGTCCTGGGATTGGTCAGTCTGGCCCTGGCCATAAAACATTTCGGGAACGTATTTAAGAAACTCCCGAACAGCGCGTTCTTTTATCGGATGTGGATCGCCCTCGCGGTTTACTTTTGTATCCCCGACGCCGCGGCCACCCTTGCGATGGTTTTCCCGCCCTTAGAGAAGTTCTTTTCGCCCCTGACGTATTTTACGTTCAAATATGCCCTGCATGTCCTGGATTTCGCGATCGTCCTCGCGGTCTGTCTCATCCTGAGCAATGAGGAGTTGTCGTTCCTGAAAAATGGAAAGTCGCCCCTGAGGGATTTCCTGGCCTGGGCCGTTTTATCCCTGGCCCTGGCCGCCGCCGCTCTGCCGGTGATTTTTGCGTTGTCGAAGAGCGTCCTGGACTCTCTCGGGGCCGCGCCGGTTTTTCACTATTTCGTCCCGGAAAATTTGAAAAATGCCCAGCGTATCCTGGTCAAGGCCCTGATCCTTGTCCCGATATTTGCCTTAAGGCCGCGTCACATGATCGCCCATCTCGCGCTGGCGGTCATTCTCCTGGGCGGGGGCTTTATGATGACGCTCGACTGCTTTAAGTGGTATGACAAAGGACAAAGGAACCACCCGGAAATGTACCAGATCGGCAGTCCTGAGCAGGTTTTTTACACCCAGGCCCGGGGGAAGTATCTCCTGCCGTTCCAGGCGGAGCCGGATTGGATCATGCACAATTTTAATCTTTTGTATGGAGTGCGCGGGACAACCGGATTTTTGGGCGCAACCCCGCTCAGGCAGATGAAGTTCAAGTTTTATTATGAGGCGCAGGACAAGGAAAACTGGGAGAGCATTCCCTATGCCGGGAACCATCAGACCAAATTCGGCGCTTTCCGGGGGAGCACGCCCGCTTCCTTGAGCACGTATTTTCCGGCCGACTTTACGCTGGTCAAAAAGGGAGAAGCTTTTTCTTGGCCCGGTTTTGCCAAAACTGTTCCCGGGGACGTTTATGACATTTATGAACGCCGGGGCTTGCAGTCCCCCATTTATGCCCTGGGCAAACTGCAGGTCGTCGATTTTTTTACGTTGATCAGGAATTTTGAGAAACCCAGAGCGGGCACGGTCTATGTCAGCGCGGAAGACGCCCGGTCCAGCGGCGTGACGGCTGAGGACTTCGGGCGTACGGGCCGCGCCGATATCAAGGATTTCCAGAGGCCGAGAGAGAACAGGGTGCTGTTTCGCGCCGATTCCAAGCGTCCGTTCTATGCCGTGTTCCCCGAGACGTTTGATGCCGGCTGGCGCCTGAAGATCGACGGCGAAAGGGCGGGGATATTCCCGGCATTTTATCTTTTTAACGGGTTTAAGGTTCCGTCCGGCGAGCATCGGATCGAATTGACCTTTGTGCCCAAGTGGTTCGAGGCCGGGGTGGTCGTCAATATTTTCAGCGTGATCCTTGCCGGCGTTTTGTTCATCAGGATCTGGCCGCGCGGGATCCCGGGGACGCATGACAGCATTCAATAA
- a CDS encoding YdcF family protein: MLRLRKFFSFFVLALSLSVWGAGYSAGEGKAVGAVLIVLGNEPLDGQTPTLDMVARVKKAAEFFKANPDSVLILTGGPTAGGISEARMMADLALAEGVPEDVLLLEEQARTTSENADLAAGLLRGRDPGRILIVSKADHLEWAVPIFQEKEVFKNAEALACEVDRADSIAQMREYLKGHPENQRVKARLDALVQGVKGTD; encoded by the coding sequence ATGTTGCGATTGAGAAAATTTTTTTCGTTCTTTGTCCTGGCGTTGTCTCTATCGGTTTGGGGTGCCGGGTATTCGGCAGGAGAAGGCAAGGCGGTGGGGGCGGTTTTGATCGTCCTTGGCAATGAACCTCTTGATGGACAGACGCCGACCCTGGACATGGTGGCGCGCGTTAAAAAGGCGGCGGAGTTTTTTAAGGCCAACCCGGATTCTGTGCTGATACTGACCGGCGGCCCCACAGCAGGCGGTATTTCGGAAGCCCGCATGATGGCGGACCTGGCTTTGGCGGAGGGGGTTCCGGAAGACGTCCTGCTCCTGGAAGAGCAGGCGAGGACTACCTCGGAAAACGCCGATTTGGCGGCGGGATTGCTTCGGGGCAGGGATCCCGGCCGTATCCTTATTGTCAGCAAAGCCGACCATCTGGAATGGGCGGTGCCGATCTTTCAGGAAAAGGAAGTTTTCAAAAACGCGGAAGCGCTGGCTTGCGAAGTTGACCGCGCCGACTCCATCGCGCAGATGCGGGAATACCTGAAAGGCCATCCGGAGAATCAAAGGGTCAAGGCCCGCCTGGACGCGCTGGTGCAAGGTGTGAAAGGGACGGATTAA
- a CDS encoding SDR family oxidoreductase: protein MADYLTELFNLKGRTAVVIGGAGHLCSQMALGLAKCGVGIAVIDKDPDKIKEIIAKIEKTGAKAIGVTCDVTKKDELISARDQVLKVFGGVDILINGAGTNAPTPFFQITLEEWKSILDSHVTATFLACQVFGEVMVKRQKGSIINMSSASAGPPLSKAFTYSVAKSGVKNLTQNLGREWAKSNVRVNALRPGFFPTEWSMKNFIDKDRETAILGHTPMGRYGKPEELVGAVLWLSSDAASFVTGAEITVDGGFTGMTI from the coding sequence ATGGCTGACTATCTCACCGAACTGTTCAACCTCAAAGGCAGGACCGCTGTTGTCATCGGCGGGGCAGGGCATTTGTGCAGTCAGATGGCGCTGGGCCTGGCCAAGTGCGGGGTCGGCATCGCGGTCATCGACAAGGACCCGGACAAGATCAAAGAGATCATCGCGAAGATCGAAAAAACCGGGGCCAAGGCCATCGGCGTCACCTGCGACGTCACCAAAAAAGACGAGCTCATCTCCGCCCGCGATCAGGTGCTGAAAGTGTTCGGCGGGGTGGACATCCTCATCAACGGCGCCGGCACCAACGCGCCCACGCCGTTCTTCCAGATCACGCTCGAGGAATGGAAATCCATCCTCGATTCCCACGTTACAGCGACGTTTTTGGCCTGCCAGGTGTTCGGCGAGGTCATGGTGAAACGGCAGAAGGGCAGTATCATCAACATGTCATCCGCCTCGGCCGGCCCGCCGTTGTCCAAGGCCTTCACCTATTCGGTTGCCAAGTCCGGCGTCAAAAACCTCACGCAGAATCTGGGAAGAGAGTGGGCCAAGTCCAACGTCCGCGTCAACGCCCTGCGCCCCGGCTTTTTCCCGACCGAGTGGAGCATGAAGAATTTCATTGATAAAGACCGCGAGACCGCCATCCTCGGCCACACCCCCATGGGAAGATACGGCAAGCCCGAAGAATTAGTCGGCGCCGTGTTGTGGCTGTCCTCTGATGCCGCCAGTTTCGTGACCGGGGCAGAGATCACGGTGGATGGGGGGTTTACGGGGATGACGATTTAA
- a CDS encoding putative sugar O-methyltransferase, translated as MSGAEILDQLYERYYREDYGREDVSPHWKQLQGRFRVRRNDDGRLELHGEGFGDLEKVSFSSRLLSGITAFSYLIHLSLRLEIFLLLPRALVVLKAMGLSFTYDGFRQICSLALIKTRMSPASSFTVMVIGDGYGFLSCLIKSVWPDSRIVLVDLGKTLLFQAHFCGKAHPGEARRLVQPGTDARSLPARGFIYCPAEHLACLEGLRLDGAINTASMQEMTSSAIAGYFQFLRRNLVENGWFYCCNREEKEFPGGEIVRFAEYPWDSGDRHLVDEEAPWYKYFFSLHKTRRGLRLAGVRVPFINAFDGPVRHRLSVLKKFSS; from the coding sequence ATGAGCGGCGCAGAGATCCTCGATCAACTGTACGAGAGGTATTACCGGGAGGACTATGGCCGGGAAGACGTGTCGCCCCATTGGAAACAGCTCCAGGGCCGTTTCCGCGTGCGCCGCAATGACGACGGCCGATTGGAATTGCACGGCGAGGGTTTCGGGGACCTGGAAAAAGTTTCGTTCTCCAGCCGTCTGTTGTCCGGCATCACGGCGTTCAGCTATTTGATTCATTTGTCCCTGCGGCTGGAGATTTTTCTCCTGCTGCCGCGGGCCCTGGTGGTCTTGAAGGCGATGGGGCTTTCGTTCACCTACGACGGCTTCCGCCAGATCTGTTCTTTGGCTTTGATCAAAACGCGGATGAGCCCGGCGTCCTCCTTCACCGTGATGGTGATCGGCGACGGCTACGGGTTTCTGTCCTGCCTGATCAAAAGCGTCTGGCCGGACAGCCGGATTGTTCTGGTGGATCTGGGCAAGACCCTGCTCTTTCAGGCGCATTTTTGCGGCAAGGCGCATCCGGGCGAAGCCCGCCGGCTCGTTCAGCCGGGGACGGACGCGCGGTCTCTTCCGGCCAGGGGGTTTATTTACTGCCCCGCGGAACATCTTGCCTGCCTTGAGGGCCTGCGGCTGGACGGCGCGATCAACACCGCCTCGATGCAGGAGATGACCTCATCCGCGATCGCGGGGTATTTTCAATTCTTGCGGCGCAACCTGGTGGAGAACGGCTGGTTTTACTGCTGTAACCGCGAAGAAAAGGAATTCCCCGGCGGCGAGATCGTGCGGTTCGCGGAATATCCGTGGGACAGCGGCGACAGGCACTTGGTGGACGAAGAAGCGCCGTGGTACAAATATTTCTTTTCCCTGCACAAGACCAGGCGGGGCTTGCGGCTGGCCGGCGTGCGGGTGCCGTTCATCAACGCCTTCGACGGCCCTGTCCGTCACCGGTTAAGCGTGCTTAAAAAGTTTTCGTCTTAA
- a CDS encoding HAD hydrolase-like protein, translating into MNKDLKAIVLDYDGVVVESVGIKDRAFEILFRDEPKHLPEILEYHHTHNAVIRYEKFRHIYEGILKKPFPPSVRADLSRRFSEIVVKEIIASPGVKGAKEFLESYFGRVPLYLASINPEDELKHIMRNRGEEKYFKKVYAYPWLKKDALRKILKAENAKSEEAVFIGDSPEDYEAARETGVTFIGRQSNKFFNGASIPVFKDFFEISRHLEPFLK; encoded by the coding sequence ATGAATAAAGATTTAAAAGCGATCGTTCTGGATTACGACGGTGTTGTGGTGGAATCGGTCGGCATCAAGGACCGGGCGTTTGAGATCCTGTTCAGGGACGAACCGAAGCACTTGCCGGAGATTTTGGAATATCACCATACGCATAACGCCGTGATCCGGTATGAGAAGTTCCGGCACATCTACGAAGGCATTTTGAAAAAGCCGTTTCCCCCGTCTGTCCGGGCGGATTTGAGCCGGCGGTTTTCGGAGATCGTGGTGAAGGAGATCATCGCGTCGCCCGGGGTCAAGGGGGCGAAGGAGTTCCTGGAAAGTTATTTCGGCCGGGTCCCTCTGTATCTGGCCTCGATCAACCCCGAGGATGAGTTGAAGCACATCATGCGCAACCGCGGGGAGGAGAAGTATTTTAAGAAGGTTTACGCGTATCCGTGGCTGAAAAAAGACGCGCTCCGCAAGATCCTGAAAGCGGAGAACGCGAAATCCGAAGAAGCCGTTTTCATCGGCGACAGCCCGGAGGACTACGAAGCGGCGCGGGAAACGGGCGTGACGTTCATCGGCCGGCAGAGCAATAAGTTTTTCAACGGGGCTTCCATCCCGGTGTTCAAGGATTTTTTTGAAATCAGCAGGCATCTGGAACCATTTCTGAAATGA
- a CDS encoding aldolase/citrate lyase family protein has protein sequence MPLSLKFRSVLKKKLRNRQKAFGAWTSLAHPSITEIFCRMPIDFLGIDIEHSTISQEQSQRIIAASQAAGVACLPRIASHNAEMTKRLLDSGADGLIVPMVNSVKETQKLLKWCKYPTSGARSFGISRAQGYGYDFDDYVKTWNDSSVFIPQIESIEAVENIEGILAAEDVDGVMIGPYDISGSLGIPGQLDHKRVVDAAQKVIAACKKAGKACGTQVVDPDPKNIQAAFSAGYTFVILSSDVFLLWNWTEKVGRMVKKWA, from the coding sequence ATGCCTCTTTCTTTAAAATTTCGTTCCGTTCTCAAGAAGAAACTGCGAAACCGCCAGAAGGCCTTCGGCGCGTGGACCTCGCTCGCGCATCCGTCCATCACGGAAATTTTCTGCCGCATGCCCATTGATTTCCTGGGCATCGACATCGAGCACAGCACCATCAGCCAGGAGCAGTCCCAGCGCATCATCGCGGCCTCGCAGGCCGCGGGCGTGGCCTGCCTGCCCCGGATCGCCTCGCACAACGCCGAGATGACCAAGCGGCTCCTGGATTCCGGCGCGGACGGGCTCATCGTCCCCATGGTCAATTCCGTCAAGGAAACCCAGAAACTTCTCAAATGGTGCAAATATCCGACCTCCGGCGCCCGCAGTTTCGGCATCAGCCGGGCGCAGGGTTACGGCTATGATTTCGACGATTACGTGAAGACCTGGAACGATTCCTCCGTGTTCATCCCGCAGATCGAGTCCATCGAGGCGGTGGAGAATATCGAAGGCATCCTGGCCGCCGAGGACGTGGACGGGGTCATGATCGGCCCGTATGACATCTCCGGCTCGCTGGGCATCCCGGGCCAGCTCGACCACAAAAGGGTGGTGGACGCGGCCCAGAAGGTGATCGCCGCGTGCAAGAAGGCGGGCAAGGCCTGCGGCACGCAGGTGGTGGACCCCGATCCCAAGAACATCCAGGCCGCGTTCAGCGCCGGCTACACCTTTGTGATTTTGTCTTCCGACGTCTTTTTGCTGTGGAATTGGACGGAGAAAGTCGGGCGGATGGTGAAGAAGTGGGCATGA
- a CDS encoding transaldolase family protein has product MAIFLDTSNIDDIKKYQKMGIIRGVTTNPTILLKEGVNGGLEGVKKRTVEIAKQIDPYPVSVEVTTNDPHAMAEQAKDIARWAKNIVVKITIHGPNGELDNLALVHDLETKHNIRINVTAMMSAQQCFLAAMSGASYVSLLAGRVNNMGYSASEEIKKLRALLDHHQLKAKIIAASTREIINVIEWLGAGAHIVTVVPAFLDGMIVHPYSKETVKMFLDDAAKAGGRS; this is encoded by the coding sequence ATGGCCATATTTCTCGACACGAGCAACATTGACGACATTAAAAAGTATCAGAAGATGGGCATCATCCGGGGGGTCACGACCAATCCCACGATCCTTTTGAAAGAAGGGGTCAACGGCGGGCTCGAAGGCGTGAAAAAACGCACGGTCGAGATCGCCAAGCAGATCGACCCGTATCCGGTCTCGGTCGAGGTCACCACCAACGATCCCCACGCCATGGCCGAGCAGGCCAAGGACATCGCCCGCTGGGCCAAGAACATCGTGGTCAAGATCACCATCCACGGCCCCAACGGCGAGCTGGACAACCTGGCCCTGGTCCACGACCTGGAAACCAAACACAACATCCGCATCAACGTCACAGCCATGATGAGCGCCCAGCAGTGTTTCCTCGCCGCCATGTCCGGCGCCAGCTACGTTTCGCTTCTGGCCGGCCGCGTGAACAACATGGGTTACAGCGCGTCCGAGGAGATCAAGAAACTTCGCGCCCTTTTGGACCATCACCAGCTCAAGGCCAAGATCATCGCGGCCTCCACCCGAGAGATCATCAATGTCATCGAATGGCTCGGGGCCGGCGCGCACATCGTCACCGTGGTTCCGGCGTTCCTGGACGGCATGATCGTCCATCCCTATTCCAAAGAGACCGTGAAGATGTTCCTGGACGACGCGGCGAAGGCGGGGGGGAGATCTTGA
- a CDS encoding SIS domain-containing protein: MSYVNEYCEEAITILNKLNRSAIEHMIGLLLQVRQQGGRLFFLGVGGSAANCSHAVNDFRKIGGFEAYTPLDNVSELTARTNDEGWHTVFAEWLKGSQLSEKDAVMVFSVGGGSKEKNISANLVYALDYAKEKKARIFGIVGRDGGYTAKVADVCVVIPPVNPDTVTPHTESFQAVVWHMIVSDPRVMVMKNKWESTAGAK; the protein is encoded by the coding sequence ATGTCCTACGTCAACGAATACTGCGAAGAAGCGATCACCATCCTGAACAAGCTCAACCGTTCCGCCATCGAACATATGATCGGGCTCTTGCTGCAGGTCCGCCAGCAGGGCGGGCGGCTGTTTTTCCTGGGCGTGGGGGGAAGCGCGGCCAACTGTTCCCACGCGGTCAACGATTTTCGCAAGATCGGCGGGTTCGAGGCCTACACGCCGCTGGACAACGTCTCCGAACTGACCGCCCGCACCAACGACGAGGGCTGGCACACCGTGTTCGCCGAATGGCTCAAGGGCTCGCAGTTGTCCGAGAAGGACGCTGTCATGGTATTTTCCGTGGGCGGCGGCAGCAAGGAAAAGAACATCAGCGCCAATCTCGTTTACGCGCTGGATTACGCCAAAGAAAAGAAGGCCAGGATCTTCGGCATCGTGGGCCGCGACGGCGGATACACCGCCAAGGTCGCGGACGTCTGCGTGGTGATCCCGCCGGTCAACCCGGACACGGTCACCCCGCATACCGAATCGTTCCAGGCCGTTGTCTGGCACATGATCGTCTCCGACCCGCGGGTGATGGTGATGAAAAATAAATGGGAATCGACGGCGGGAGCGAAATAG
- a CDS encoding methyltransferase domain-containing protein — MKNIVVHDEFNQTDLKPTDLFREYLKLTEQDVRQILASSKTLKECACPGCGAGGGRTAFDRYGLKYLECPGCRTLYVSPRPEDSVLNDYYTKGKARTFWRDQLSKTTDRKRKEKIVKPRFHWILESIAEHLPAAQAWLDLNTTQDAYIDGMCQAKQFTKRILVNPYIHPDSLKGKTCVEVVASPWWKTSVKAEMDVVTLFEVADHTSDVSGLFAKVTAMLKPGGLCFITAILGSGFDIQTLWEKAENLYPPDRLNVFSTEGFQALFKKNNFEVLEFSTPGILDLEIVAKAAKSGAEIPRFVRYLLDSREDNIKGAFQEFLQSSLLSSYGRILVRKR, encoded by the coding sequence ATGAAAAACATCGTTGTCCACGACGAATTCAATCAGACCGACCTGAAGCCCACGGACCTGTTCCGGGAGTACCTGAAGCTGACCGAGCAGGACGTGCGGCAGATCCTGGCTTCATCCAAGACATTGAAGGAATGCGCGTGCCCGGGATGCGGCGCCGGCGGGGGGCGGACGGCCTTTGACCGTTACGGGCTCAAATACCTCGAATGCCCGGGGTGCCGGACGCTTTACGTGTCCCCGCGGCCCGAGGACAGCGTCCTCAACGATTACTACACCAAAGGCAAGGCCCGCACCTTCTGGCGCGACCAGCTGTCCAAGACCACGGACCGCAAACGCAAAGAAAAGATCGTCAAGCCGCGCTTCCATTGGATCCTCGAATCCATCGCGGAACACCTTCCCGCGGCCCAGGCCTGGCTTGATCTGAACACCACGCAGGACGCTTACATTGACGGCATGTGCCAGGCCAAGCAGTTCACCAAAAGGATTCTGGTCAATCCGTATATCCATCCTGATTCACTGAAGGGCAAGACATGCGTCGAGGTTGTCGCGTCGCCCTGGTGGAAGACTTCGGTCAAGGCGGAGATGGATGTCGTGACCCTGTTCGAGGTCGCGGACCACACCTCGGACGTCTCCGGCCTCTTCGCCAAAGTGACCGCCATGCTCAAGCCCGGCGGCCTGTGCTTCATCACCGCGATCCTGGGGTCGGGGTTCGACATTCAGACGCTGTGGGAGAAGGCCGAGAACCTGTATCCGCCGGACCGGCTCAACGTGTTTTCCACCGAGGGCTTCCAGGCGCTGTTCAAAAAAAATAATTTTGAAGTCCTGGAATTCAGCACGCCCGGCATTCTGGACCTCGAGATCGTGGCCAAGGCGGCCAAATCCGGCGCGGAAATTCCCCGGTTCGTCCGTTACCTGCTCGACAGCCGGGAAGACAACATCAAAGGCGCGTTCCAGGAATTTTTGCAGTCGAGTTTGCTGAGCTCGTACGGCCGCATCTTAGTCAGAAAACGCTAA